The stretch of DNA CAGCggaggcggggaggggagggggcgagGCGGGAGCCCGCAGCCCCCCAGGCTCCTGCTGCCCGCAGCGAGGGAGGAAAGCAGGAATACAgcgaaaaaaaataaatgacaagAGAAAACGCCGAAGTGTTTCCTGTTTGTTTcgcttaaagagaaaaaaacaagagaggCCGGAGCTGATTGAGGCTGAGAGCAGCGCCTGGGCTGCTGGCTCCGGCTCAGcctggcaggggctgtgtgctgggcaCAGCCCATGGCCacaggcacagccagggcagcaccgGTAACCGAGGAACCATCGGCCCGTGACATTCTCGGCATTCTTTGGCCTCCCCTCATTTGTTTCCCAAATGTGCCTAACAAACTGGTGTCCAGCTGGCACGCTGCCCCTGctccccacctcagcacactctgctgcatccctgcagcactccccccagccccagcccatgCTTTGGCCCCCAAATCAGGTGCAGAATGGGCTTGAGTGCCCCCAAACGTGTGAGCTTGCTGGGGACAGCCCCTTGTGGAAGCTGAAATGGGCTGCGGGTGCCCAACCAGCCTCAGAGCAGGTCCCCTCTGCCCAGCCACATCAACCCTCACCGCTGGGGTCCAGCGTGCGAGTAAAACTCTCCTCGAGGCTGAGGCTTTAGGCTCTGCATCAACACCATGTCTGTGAGACCTGGGCATGGAAACTGCTGCTGCAAAGGCCCCGGGCAGCATCCCCCCACCCAGATGGATCCAGGAAAGGGTGGCGCATGGCACCCACACCAGCACCTCACTCCCAGCCTGGCCCCGAGCCGCCACGCCGCAGCCCGGCTGGGAAtggaggctgtgggagcagatggaagcagggaaCGGCACCCCAGAGCCCTGGCCTCGCCTGGCCAAATCCGGCCCTGAGCAGCCCTGCTCCACTTTGCCGGCCTCACTCAGGCTTTAAGCGAGATGCTGGAGAGCGGTGCAGCCCTGTAATGCGCTGTGGGCACGGCCTGAGTGCCCGGCTTGGCGTTTTATGGGCGAGCAAAGCTGCTCCCACGTCCGGGCAGGGCCATTAGCACATAGCCACGCCACAGGGCTGGGGGGCGGGGACGCGGTGCCTCCGGAGCCCCTCATTCCCGTGGCTGTCCCGAGCCGCAGCCGCTGCCCGGAGCCGGGCAGGGTGCGGGGGAAGGCAGCAGCGGTCCCTCTGGAACCTCACTTGGAGCCAGGCAGGGCCAGGCCCCACAAGAGCTGGAAACAAGCTCCTCCGGCTGGGGAGAGCAGATAAGAGGGGTGACCACCAGCAGCGCGGGGGCCGGCGGGCTCCAGCACCATTTCAGCCGCTGTTtgccctcctcctgctctgccctcctcctcctcagcatccCCCTGCAGCGGGCGCACGCTGCGACACCGCCCAAGCTCagcatcccccctccccacaccgAGCCAagcccccttccctccctccctccctccctccttccttccttccttccttccttccctccctccctccctccctccggCCGGCTCCCACGTGGAAGCGCTCGCGCGCTATAGCGCGGCGCCTTTAAGAGCGCTGTGGCGCCAATTCCGCGCCACGAGACCCGGCTGGGGGCGTGGCCAGCGCCACGCGGGTTCCCGCCGAACGGGCGGCTTTGGCGCGCCAGGACCGGCACCGGGACCCCACCGCCGCCGCCATGGCACAGCTCCGCCTCACCGACTTCTACGGCCGCACGAAAGCGGCCACCGTAGCCCCAGGCAAGCGTGGCGGTGACCGCCGCCTGAAAGCCGCGCTCGCCGCTCCCGCCGTGCAGCGAGAGGCGGGGGGTGATGGCCCGGCGGGGCTGCTTAGCTCGCCGCGCACCCCGTGCCGTGATGGCTCCCCGGCGGTACCGGGGCTGGCGGGAAGGAAGCGGAACCGCCGGGAGATGGAAGCGGAATCGCCGACCGGGGCCCGGTTCGGGGAGCCGAGCGGGAAATCGGCGCGGAAGAGACTGGAGCTGAACGGGGATGCGGAACCGGAGCCGCCGCTCGCGGTAGGGAGCTGCGGTCGGGGGTGAACCGATTCCCCTGGACCCTAAAACGGGGAGAGGGGGAGCATAAAACCGGGGAATCGCCTCTGGAGTACATCTTCCTCCCCTAATGCAAACACCCCCCTTCCCCGAGGGCTTGCTCCCTGCCCCTAGTGCAGACCCCCTATGCCCCCCGTTCCGTGGAAGGTTGTAGGGGGGTGACACTGGGGAGGGGGTTCGGTCACAGAGTTTCCCCACACATCCCGGGCAATCTTTAAcgctcctcctctgctccctcgCAGGCCACCAGTCCCTCACCTCCGGCCATTGCTCCGCCCCCGACGATGCCGTCGTTGGACCTGGCAGCGAGCCCACCGGGCAGCAGCTCCCGCTCCCCGGGCCGGGGGCAGGACCGGGGGACACAGCCCGGGACAGCCCCCCAGGAGACACCCAGGCGCCTGCAGCGGGTACGGGACGAGCCCGCTTTTCTGCTCCTAGTGTTTGTGTTCCTTGCCAGAGCCCTGCTCTGaccctgtgccctctccccctCCCAGGAGGACGTGGCCGGGCTGCGGAGCCGCCTGCAGAAGGTGAAAGCGCTGGCCCAGCTGGCCCAGTtgccccccgtgtcccctgggGCCAGCAGCGAGCTGCGGCGCCGTCTGCAGCGagtgcagcagctggagcagcgcATCCGAGAGAAGAAGGCGGCAAGTGGAGCCGCACCAGGGGAGCAGCTACCCGGGGACAGCAGGGAGGCAGCTCCTGGAGAGGCAGCGAGTGCGGCAGAGGCTGGGTGAGGAGCAGCTCCGAGGGGAAATGGGATGAAGTAATCATagtgaagctggggaaggggctggggcacAAGAGTGCTGGAGAGTAGCTGAGGGAATgagggtgttgagcctggaggaggctgaggggagacaggagcactccctgacaggaggctgcagggagctgggtgtCAGGCTCTACTCTCCAGTGATGAGCACTGgtgggcaggcagctcctgggctcCGAGGCCAACCCTGTCCTGGGGATGCTGACCCCgatccctcctctcccagcagcaccaAGGCTCCCGCGTACCAGCGGTTCCACACGCTCGCTCAGGACCTGCCCCCGGGGCTCACGCTGCCCTACAAGTTCAAGGTGCTGGCGGAGATGTTCCGCAGCCTGGACACCATCGCCGGGATGCTCTTCAACCGCGCCGAGACCATCACCTTCGCCAAGGTCAAGCAGGGGGTGCAGGACATGATGCGCAAGTGAGTTGGCGGCAGCAGCCCTCGTCAGGCTGCCAGGGGAATCCGTTGGGGCTGATGCCCTGGTGTCAGCCCTCGGGGTTGCTGAGCCGTCTGGGTGCTGTTGCAGGCAGTTTGCGGAGCGGCACCTGGGGCAGATCACGGCCGTGTTCCCCACCTCGTACAGGCTGCGCCAGGAGAAGAACGTCCCCACCTTTGGTGACGGTGTGAAGAAGTCTGAGTATCAGCTGACGCTGGAGCCCGTGCTGGGGGAAGGTACGTGCGGCTGGGAGGGGGCCctgagagctgggctgtgccgTGTCCTGGCTGGCATCCCCAACCCTGCCTGCTCTGTAATCGCCTGAGTATGGTGGAAAACCCTTCTGGGGTGGTGGGTGACGGAGCCCACAGTGGGGCTGTGCTCTGGCCCTCCCGAGCTGTGGGTGTTGCTGTGGGTGACGCCGGTGTCTGTCCCGGCAGAGGAGAAGGTGGATGGCCGCCCACACTTGTCGGCGTCGCGGTTGCTGGCGCGCAGGAAGGAGTTCAACCGCAACCTGGTCAACATCGTCAAACAGCACCACAAGGTGAGGCCCCCGGCACCCCCTCGGCTGTGTGTGGGGCTTGGGGGTGTGGGTGGAAGGAGCAGGCTGGTACCCAGGCTGAAGGACATGGCTGGTTGCTCTGGCATCTCCTGGCAGGCAGTTGTGGGTGGGGAGATGGCAGCTGGAATCTCCTGGCTCCCCATTTCCTctgagctggctgctgtgtgTTGCTGAGCTGTGTTGGGAGCAGGGGACAATGACCAGCTCCTCTGTACTTGTGCCCCTGGTGCCGTGATGCAGCTCTTATCCCTCCCCAGGCGttcctggctgccctcagccctcccATGGAGGTGCCTGAGGAGAAGCTGACCCGCTGGCATCCCCGCTTCAACGTGGACGAGGTGCCAGACATCATCCCGGCAGAGCTGCCGCGGCCACCCCAGGAGGACAGGCTCAGCACGGCCCAGGAGGTGCTGAGCAAGGCTCGGGGCATGCTGACCCCCAAGGTGAGTCAGGACACGGTGTCTGGCTtcagctggggctggcaggcCCTCAGACTATCCGCCTCTCTGGGGCAGTGCTGGATAGGGCAGCTTCACTGCAATATCCTCACTACAGGacagacactgaggggctgcagcgtggccagagctggggaaggagctggagcacaagggtgctggggaggggctgagggaatgggggtgttgagcctggagaagaggaggctgaggggacacagcagcacactctgacactccctgacaggaggctgtgctttggtcagtctcttctcccaagctacaaggacaagagaaaacaggctcaagttgccccaggggaggttgagactggagctgaggcagaactgtttccctgagaggggtgtcagcccctgtgccaggctgcccagggagctgggggagtgcccagccctggagggatcccaaagccctggagctgaggtgctgagggtcaggGGTGAGTGGTgagtgaggggagggctgggactgagGAGGACTGATGAGGACTTTTCAACTCAAGCAATTTGGTGATAGGGGTCAGGAAGGATTGTTTCAGAGCCACATACCAGCCTCGCTGTGAGTGCAGCAGGTTGAGGTGTGGAGCTGGCTTCAAGCTTGAGGAGCCATCAGTAGTGACTTTGGGGCTGAGATGCAGATGAGGGCAGATGAAGCAGGCTGAGctgtgcaggcagggctgggtcAGGTGTGGTGGAGGGGAAacttctccttcctccagcgtgagcagctcccagctgtaACTCAACTCCTCCTTCTTCCACATGAGCAGATGGAAAAAGCTCTTGCCAACCTGGCCTCCAGAAGCGCCGAGACCAGTGCGGGGGAACCGGTGGTTTCCAAAGCAGCGTCCCCTGCCAGCACCTCCCCTGCTCTCAAAGGGGTGTCCCAGGCGCTGCTCGACAGGGTGAGTCACTCACTCCTGGCCCTGTGGccgctgccagggctggaggtgggggTGGGAGATCCGCCCGTGTCTCACCCCATctctgccccctcctcccccagatCCGTGCGAAGGAGGCTCAGAAGCTGCAGGCGCTGCTGAcgcggggccgggggcaggAGGAGCGGGTGGCCATGCTGAGCCGCCTGCCCGCCATGGCCcgcgccctgcgcagcctcttCGTGGCCGAGAGGAAGCCGGcgctgcccatggaggtggcCTGTGCCCGCATGGCCGACAGCTGCGACGCCCACATGGCTCCGGGTGAggctgggggaggtgggggcgGCTCCTCGGCCCGGGGGAGGGGTTGGCGGGGGGCTGAGCTCTGACCCGGCTGCCGCCGCTCCTCTGCACAGGTGAGATGGAGAAACACTTGCGCCTCTTCGCCAAGCTGCTGCCCGACTGGGTGAGCACCCACAGCGCCAGGTCCGACACCTACATCAAACTGGACAAGGACAAGGACCTCGGCCTCGTCATGGACCGGCTCACCAAGGCAGCCAAGGAGGCAGAAGCCCTCTGAGCCCACTCAAGGGTTGAGGTTTGCCCCGGGCAATGTCTTCTCCATGTAACAATCCCCCTCCTCGCTCTGGGATCTGTGGGCTGATGGGagcctcacctcagcagtgccTGAGGGACAGCAACATGCCTTAACTTAATTAGTTCCTCTGCCAGAGTCCAAGAAGTCTGTAATCCCCTAAACCTTGAGCAGTCCTGTATCCTGGGGTGAAGAGTAACctcctctcagctttgctgTGTTCTCCAGGAGCTTTGAAGCAAGTTGGAGGCTCCTCTGGGAGTTTTGAAGCAGGTGGGAGGCTCCTCTGGGAGTTTTGAAGCAGGTGGGAGGCTCCTCTGGGAGTTTTGAAGCAGGTGGGAGGCTCCTCTGGGAGTTTTGAAGCAGGTGGGAGGCTCCTCTGGGAGTTTTGAAGCAGGTTGGAGGTTTCTCCAGGAGTTTTGAAGCAGGTTGGAGGTTTCTCCAGGAGTTTTGGAGCAGGTTGGAGGCTTCTTCCATGGAGCTGGGCCCTGCTGGGGTGGAGGCAGGGCGGGAGGGTGACGGGCAGGAAGGAGTGAGAGAAGAAGTCACAAAGTTGATGTTTTTTTTGAGCTCTGGAccttgttctgtttttaaaggagGGAAGCGCGTCTCCAGCACTCTCTGGAAACAACTGCAGGACTTGTCAAAACATACTtgtattaaatgttttaaatatagCTGCGTGGTGTGAGCCCAGAGCTCGTCCTGGGAGCTCCCGTGGCCCCTGCACAGGGGCAGGGCCGGCTCCTGCACAAGGGCTGCTGGAAAAACTGAGCGTGGGCTTGAGGGAGCTGAAGGCAGCTTTTGTAAATAGGGCTCCAGCTCCCACGGGGACAGgggtgggcagggctgggggtgggagggagagagaggggagcTTTTTCCAGGGGGAATGCCCTGGGGGCTGGGTGAAGTGGTTTGGGAAGAGGGACAAAGAAGGTGCTGATGGCTGCAGAGGTGCTGGCCTGGCCCAGcgcccagggctgctgcaggaggagcacagggggaagaggaggggctgcccctgccctgtgccatgTGGGCACACCTCACACTGCTGTCTGAGCCAAACTGGGCTGGgtttggcctggcacatcaaggACTCGCTGTCTTGGGAGGCCAGCAGTATCAGGGATGCACAGggctgggctcagggtgcaggcTGGGCTATGGCTGTGCTGAACACACCTGGCTgcaggggagaggggctggtctgggcagcctggcaggcAGGCACGTGCCCCAGGGGAGCTCACAGCAAGCTCCTGTTCTGCTGCCTGGGACAAGACCCTCTGTGCAAATTCCAGCCATGGCTGGGCCAAGGTGAAGGCACAACCCTCAGGTTCCCTGGCCTAGCAGCCAGCCAGCTCTGGCAGTGGCAGGGCTTACACTcttccacagcagctgctttccacagCTCTTTGGGTTGGAACTaatttttcccttccccacctcacAGCAGGGATTCTCTCCCTGTGCCAAGTATGAGTGGAACTGCCTCCCTTGGCTCCCTGCAGGGGCTGGCTGTGAAAACAAGTGCCCCAGGGTAGGTTTCTCCCGAGGGAATGGTGTTTTTCAGTGTAAACTGAAGAGCACTGAAGTGGCTTTTCAGGAAATGGTGATAAAAATAGCCCTGAGAGCCCTTGTGAGTGTaagggcagagctgtggcatCCCCACACACTGGATGAGGAaggggagctgagctgcaggggcttgggctgtgCTCCCACCAGCACTGGGTACTTCCACTGCAACCCAGCAGCCTGGGTACCCCCCTTCCAGCTAGAAGTTGGTGCCAGGCATAGAGAAAAGGTACCTGAACTGCTCAGTCCTGGCAGGCAATTCCTTCCAAGCATGTCGGGGGGTCATGCCACAGCCTTGCTCTcctctgccagcctggggctgggagaaggCACTCAAGGGGCAAAAAAGTCTCCAGCTACTGCAAGAACAGTTCTGAGACAGGttagaaaacataaaaacaagCCAACATTTATTTCACCAGTGAGTTCAGCCCCTGCTAGGACAGGGACATGGTCCCTACTGTTTTCAGGTGTGTGGAAGTTTTGGCACCCTGGTTTCAGCTACTCCAGGGACCAAAGTGAACCAAGTCCCAGGGAGCATCTCCCAGCCCATCATCCATCTCCCGACCCCAGGGAGCCCACTGCAACTCAGCTGCAAGCacacttcctctttctttcctgtggcCTATCTGACACCAAACACATGGACCTTTCGACAGCCAGAAcacagcaggaggaggcagcagcagctgatgctgcaggagagcaggagTTGTGCTAAACCCaagctgccagccctggctggaGTGCTGGGGTAGGTGGCAGTGCCACAGGACAGAGGGCAGGTGAGAACCCTGGGTCCCCTTCCTCACTGCCTGTCACCCAGCTGTGTGCTACTCATGATTGCTCCTAGTTTTGCAAAATCCACCACCAAGAGCCAGCCAGCAGTGAGGGAAGGCAGACTGCTTCCTACAGCACAGACCTTCAGCTTCCTGCAGTCTCAAGGGAAGGAGACCACGAGCCAAGCTGCCATGCTGTTTggagctcagctctgccagcagcttctGAGGCTGCTTCCTGATTTAAGGACCATGAGCTGGGCAGGCCTTTAACTCTCCTTAACAAGCACCATATTAGTGCAAAAGCAACCTACTGTGGTGTGAGCACCAGCCAGACCCTCTCCCCTGAGGTCAAACATGGAGGGATTTATCCCTTGGACAGACACTTGTTTTGGTGTTACTCTGGCAAAGCTTTTGCCAGGTTCCCGAGCTGCTGACGAGGCTTGGCTCAACCAAGAGGGAATGTTGCCCCCCCCAAGCTATGGGagctctcctgcctctgcagcagggTTTTCACTTTGGTCTCCTAACAAAAGCATAATTCAGTGAAGCTGCATCTTGGTCTCCACGTCCCAAAACAATCAgactcttccttcttcccaaaAAGGACCCTTAGAATCAACACACCTCAATCTGTGCCATGGGAAATAAACATGATTGATGATTGTGTAGCATCTGGCCAGCATTAAAATGATAGGtttcctccctgcccacccccctGTGACATCAAGAGTCACTAAATAAAGCCCTAGACTGGTTCCCAGCTCAGGGCTGCATCCCcttgccctgctcctcctcagtCATACTGCAGCAGAGAGTAGAAAGGGACGGCCCCAAGCTTTTCTGCCCCTTTCAGCAGCTTTAACTCTATGATCACCAGGCACTCCAGGACTTCAGCCTTCAGCCTTTTCAGCAGCTCACAGGCTGCACACATGGTACCTGCAGGACA from Colius striatus isolate bColStr4 chromosome 14, bColStr4.1.hap1, whole genome shotgun sequence encodes:
- the CDT1 gene encoding DNA replication factor Cdt1 isoform X1: MAQLRLTDFYGRTKAATVAPGKRGGDRRLKAALAAPAVQREAGGDGPAGLLSSPRTPCRDGSPAVPGLAGRKRNRREMEAESPTGARFGEPSGKSARKRLELNGDAEPEPPLAATSPSPPAIAPPPTMPSLDLAASPPGSSSRSPGRGQDRGTQPGTAPQETPRRLQREDVAGLRSRLQKVKALAQLAQLPPVSPGASSELRRRLQRVQQLEQRIREKKAASGAAPGEQLPGDSREAAPGEAASAAEAGSTKAPAYQRFHTLAQDLPPGLTLPYKFKVLAEMFRSLDTIAGMLFNRAETITFAKVKQGVQDMMRKQFAERHLGQITAVFPTSYRLRQEKNVPTFGDGVKKSEYQLTLEPVLGEEEKVDGRPHLSASRLLARRKEFNRNLVNIVKQHHKAFLAALSPPMEVPEEKLTRWHPRFNVDEVPDIIPAELPRPPQEDRLSTAQEVLSKARGMLTPKMEKALANLASRSAETSAGEPVVSKAASPASTSPALKGVSQALLDRIRAKEAQKLQALLTRGRGQEERVAMLSRLPAMARALRSLFVAERKPALPMEVACARMADSCDAHMAPGEMEKHLRLFAKLLPDWVSTHSARSDTYIKLDKDKDLGLVMDRLTKAAKEAEAL
- the CDT1 gene encoding DNA replication factor Cdt1 isoform X2, with translation MAQLRLTDFYGRTKAATVAPGKRGGDRRLKAALAAPAVQREAGGDGPAGLLSSPRTPCRDGSPAVPGLAGRKRNRREMEAESPTGARFGEPSGKSARKRLELNGDAEPEPPLAATSPSPPAIAPPPTMPSLDLAASPPGSSSRSPGRGQDRGTQPGTAPQETPRRLQREDVAGLRSRLQKVKALAQLAQLPPVSPGASSELRRRLQRVQQLEQRIREKKAASGAAPGEQLPGDSREAAPGEAASAAEAGTKAPAYQRFHTLAQDLPPGLTLPYKFKVLAEMFRSLDTIAGMLFNRAETITFAKVKQGVQDMMRKQFAERHLGQITAVFPTSYRLRQEKNVPTFGDGVKKSEYQLTLEPVLGEEEKVDGRPHLSASRLLARRKEFNRNLVNIVKQHHKAFLAALSPPMEVPEEKLTRWHPRFNVDEVPDIIPAELPRPPQEDRLSTAQEVLSKARGMLTPKMEKALANLASRSAETSAGEPVVSKAASPASTSPALKGVSQALLDRIRAKEAQKLQALLTRGRGQEERVAMLSRLPAMARALRSLFVAERKPALPMEVACARMADSCDAHMAPGEMEKHLRLFAKLLPDWVSTHSARSDTYIKLDKDKDLGLVMDRLTKAAKEAEAL